One Nitrospirota bacterium DNA segment encodes these proteins:
- a CDS encoding PAS domain-containing protein, producing MTNEPGPLKKFQNGIFRKWLTGSFLLISLSILFVILLGGRFFGAPFSHLENDQLLLLIFFSAVAISIPIGFFFSRHLTASLNVLRQGLLRVGKGDFSFRVHLQDSDDFEELGRGFNEMVGKLAPGWKEISEDRAKLSAILNGMIEGIIILNGKGKVLLVNPALRRMFSLARFLPEGIYYYELLRHRELNEFVREILSTRQNLSFEISFTGQKETFFQVQASVASVENYEGEIYIVLVFHEITDIKRLERIRKDFVANVSHELRTPLTSIKGYLEALQDMEPGVPDEGQKFLAILLKHTQGMENIVSDLLQLAKIESGKEKLQLSTIPLKPFLLKTVQALSPLAAKKNQTIEVEAGEEVSLEADSEKLSRLLTNLIDNAIKYTPASGKIVAGYLKQEGQIELFVKDTGIGIPPADLDRIFERFYRVDRARSREMGGTGLGLSIVKHIMEAHGGFIKVESQINRGTTFTAVFPVFSSPDVNS from the coding sequence ATGACGAATGAACCCGGACCTTTAAAAAAATTTCAAAACGGTATTTTCAGAAAATGGCTGACCGGATCATTTCTCCTCATCTCTCTTTCCATTCTGTTTGTCATCCTTCTCGGCGGAAGATTTTTTGGAGCCCCGTTTTCGCATTTGGAAAATGATCAGCTTCTCCTCCTGATTTTTTTCTCAGCCGTTGCGATTTCAATCCCTATCGGGTTCTTTTTTTCCAGACATCTAACGGCTTCCCTTAACGTCCTGAGACAGGGACTCCTCAGAGTCGGAAAGGGGGACTTTAGTTTCAGGGTCCATCTCCAGGATTCAGACGATTTTGAGGAATTGGGGAGAGGTTTTAATGAAATGGTCGGAAAACTGGCTCCGGGGTGGAAGGAGATTTCAGAAGACCGGGCAAAACTATCGGCCATTCTAAATGGAATGATCGAAGGGATCATTATATTAAACGGCAAAGGAAAAGTTCTCCTGGTCAACCCCGCATTAAGGCGGATGTTTTCACTCGCTCGTTTCCTGCCGGAGGGAATCTATTATTATGAGCTCCTGAGACACCGGGAATTAAATGAATTTGTCCGGGAAATTCTTTCAACCCGGCAAAACCTCTCTTTTGAAATCAGTTTTACAGGCCAGAAGGAGACTTTTTTCCAGGTACAGGCGTCTGTCGCCTCCGTAGAAAATTATGAAGGGGAGATTTACATTGTCCTGGTTTTTCACGAAATCACCGATATCAAACGGCTGGAAAGAATCCGGAAAGATTTTGTGGCCAATGTGTCTCACGAACTGAGAACGCCTCTTACCTCGATTAAAGGGTATCTTGAGGCCCTGCAGGATATGGAACCGGGGGTTCCGGATGAAGGCCAAAAATTTCTGGCCATTCTCCTGAAACATACCCAGGGAATGGAAAATATCGTCTCTGATCTTCTTCAACTGGCCAAAATAGAATCGGGGAAAGAAAAACTCCAACTTTCCACGATTCCTTTAAAACCCTTTTTACTCAAAACCGTTCAGGCGCTCTCTCCGCTCGCCGCGAAGAAAAATCAGACAATTGAAGTCGAGGCCGGCGAAGAGGTTTCCCTGGAGGCCGACTCTGAAAAACTTTCCCGTCTTTTAACCAACCTGATTGATAATGCCATTAAATATACCCCGGCTTCAGGAAAAATTGTGGCCGGATACCTGAAACAGGAAGGGCAAATTGAACTTTTTGTGAAGGACACCGGCATAGGGATTCCCCCTGCCGATCTTGATCGAATTTTCGAGCGTTTTTACAGAGTTGATAGAGCCCGGTCGAGGGAAATGGGGGGCACTGGCCTGGGACTCTCCATTGTTAAACATATTATGGAAGCCCACGGAGGTTTCATAAAAGTTGAAAGCCAGATCAATAGAGGAACGACTTTTACAGCGGTTTTTCCCGTTTTCTCCTCCCCTGATGTCAATTCATAA
- the ald gene encoding alanine dehydrogenase, which translates to MIIGVPKEIKIHEYRVAITPYGVRKLAESGHAVFIEKGAGEGSGFSDEEFSAAGAKLASKKDLFGQAELILKVKEPLPDEVSFFRKGQLLFTYLHLASSPALAHALIESHITGIAYETIQLSDGTLPLLIPMSEIAGRLSIQVGAFYLQKVYGGKGILLSGLAGVARGEVVILGAGTVGSNAARMAVGLGANVTVLDQQTDPLRRLDQEFKESIHTLFSYPEIVKEQVIKADLLIGAALIPGARAPFLVSKALIGKMKKGSVVVDVSVDQGGCFETTRPTTHKDPVYEVGGVIHYAVTNMPGAVPRTSTLALTQATLPYLLSLAGKGLKKAIQEDKALFKGVNFSGGKVTHPAVAEALSCPYDPLIP; encoded by the coding sequence ATGATTATCGGCGTTCCGAAGGAAATAAAAATTCATGAATACCGTGTCGCCATTACGCCTTACGGAGTTCGAAAACTCGCGGAAAGCGGTCATGCCGTCTTCATTGAAAAAGGAGCGGGTGAGGGGAGCGGATTTTCCGACGAGGAATTTTCAGCCGCTGGTGCGAAACTCGCTTCAAAAAAAGACCTTTTTGGCCAGGCGGAACTGATCTTAAAGGTTAAAGAACCCCTTCCGGACGAGGTTTCCTTTTTTCGAAAAGGCCAACTTCTTTTTACCTACCTTCATCTGGCCAGTTCCCCCGCTTTAGCACACGCTCTGATCGAAAGTCACATCACCGGAATAGCCTATGAAACCATTCAGTTATCCGATGGAACTCTCCCGCTCTTAATACCGATGAGCGAGATTGCGGGGAGACTCTCAATTCAGGTGGGAGCTTTTTATTTGCAAAAGGTCTACGGCGGTAAAGGGATTTTGTTATCAGGGCTGGCGGGGGTGGCGAGAGGAGAGGTGGTTATCCTTGGAGCAGGAACCGTGGGTTCCAATGCGGCCAGAATGGCGGTCGGTTTAGGGGCTAACGTCACTGTGCTGGACCAGCAAACAGATCCTTTAAGGAGACTGGATCAGGAATTTAAGGAATCGATCCATACCCTTTTTTCTTATCCTGAAATCGTGAAAGAGCAGGTCATTAAAGCGGATCTCCTCATCGGGGCGGCCCTGATCCCCGGAGCCAGGGCTCCCTTTTTAGTCTCAAAAGCGTTGATTGGAAAAATGAAGAAAGGGTCAGTGGTTGTGGACGTTTCCGTTGATCAGGGAGGATGCTTTGAAACCACTCGGCCCACGACGCACAAAGACCCTGTGTATGAGGTTGGAGGGGTCATTCATTACGCGGTGACCAATATGCCTGGAGCCGTTCCACGAACCTCAACCCTTGCCTTAACCCAGGCGACGCTGCCCTATCTTTTGAGCCTGGCCGGAAAGGGATTGAAAAAAGCAATTCAGGAAGATAAGGCGTTATTCAAAGGCGTTAATTTCAGCGGGGGAAAGGTGACTCATCCGGCTGTTGCCGAGGCGCTAAGCTGTCCCTATGACCCTCTCATTCCATAA
- a CDS encoding response regulator transcription factor → MPQHILTIEDEPDIAHLIKLYLEKEGFRVIHISDGARGLSEVLRLKPNLLILDLMLPGMDGLEICKKIRERPETRTLPVLMLTAKGEEVDKILGLEFGADDYLTKPFSPREMVARVKALLRRTNPSEPAAALKYGSLTLDPLRHEVRVNHEEVSLTSKEFGLLEILLKNRGRVQTRDSLLNQVWGYDYFGTTRTVDVHIGRIREKIPLLSEAIVTVKSLGYKIKDDE, encoded by the coding sequence ATGCCCCAGCACATTCTCACCATTGAAGATGAACCCGATATCGCCCATTTAATCAAGCTTTACCTTGAAAAAGAAGGATTCAGGGTCATCCACATTTCAGACGGGGCCAGAGGGCTTTCGGAGGTTTTAAGGCTGAAGCCCAATCTCTTGATCCTCGATCTCATGCTTCCGGGAATGGACGGCCTTGAAATCTGTAAAAAGATCAGAGAAAGACCTGAAACCAGAACGCTCCCGGTCCTCATGTTAACTGCCAAAGGGGAAGAGGTTGATAAAATCCTCGGCCTGGAGTTCGGAGCCGATGATTATCTGACCAAACCCTTTTCACCGAGAGAAATGGTGGCACGGGTCAAGGCCCTTCTTCGCCGGACCAACCCCTCCGAACCGGCTGCCGCACTCAAATACGGTTCCCTGACCCTTGATCCGCTCCGTCATGAAGTGCGGGTCAATCATGAGGAGGTTTCTTTAACCTCAAAAGAATTCGGTCTTCTTGAAATTCTCCTGAAGAACAGGGGGCGGGTTCAAACCAGAGATTCCCTTTTAAACCAGGTCTGGGGATACGATTATTTTGGAACCACCCGAACCGTCGATGTTCATATCGGAAGAATCCGCGAAAAAATCCCTCTCCTCTCTGAGGCGATTGTCACCGTAAAGTCCCTCGGCTACAAAATAAAAGATGACGAATGA
- a CDS encoding zf-HC2 domain-containing protein, whose amino-acid sequence MKCQEIQERLTSYLDLELPLEERQAVKDHVGVCSFCAEELNELKKVGQWVQLTQIEPDFYFQKQVLKAVRSKNRVEKARFWSNFRQPFIYHPVFKRAAMAFVFLLAVSGAYYLGYQSRPLSIANSYDISQNDLEKINQEIDFYKDYEIIHQLELLKKMNSQKEEEQKL is encoded by the coding sequence ATGAAGTGCCAGGAGATTCAAGAACGTTTAACTTCGTACCTGGATCTTGAACTGCCCCTTGAAGAAAGGCAGGCGGTTAAAGACCATGTTGGGGTTTGTTCTTTTTGCGCGGAAGAATTAAATGAATTGAAAAAAGTGGGACAATGGGTTCAACTTACCCAGATTGAACCCGATTTTTATTTTCAAAAGCAGGTTTTGAAGGCGGTTCGTTCGAAAAACCGGGTAGAAAAGGCCCGTTTTTGGAGCAATTTTAGGCAGCCTTTCATTTACCATCCTGTTTTTAAAAGAGCGGCAATGGCTTTTGTTTTTCTTTTAGCCGTTTCAGGGGCCTATTATTTGGGGTATCAATCCCGCCCTCTTTCTATAGCGAATAGTTACGATATTTCACAAAACGACCTTGAAAAGATTAATCAGGAAATCGACTTTTATAAGGATTATGAAATAATTCACCAATTAGAGCTCCTAAAAAAAATGAACTCACAAAAAGAAGAGGAACAGAAATTATGA
- the hflX gene encoding GTPase HflX, producing the protein MLFGYTSGLKPNQLRKLSQLYRRKSLPAQIVSPELARSITELSHEIGRQIGLLIQRQGIIEAIIVGDEKEIVIPDLSAYRLGGKRLRGLRCVHTHLKHESLTQDDLTDLALLRLDLMVSIEVLENGLPGSASIGHLVPPDGEGKVYEILPPVSFHQIDFLCDDFVAELEKKLSQSGAAFDVHDKRERALLVSVSTGSRFEQEDSLEELKELARSDNVVVLDAVIQRPKKIHPKYLMGSGKIKEVVIRALQAGATLLIIDQNLSPGQAKSIGEISEMKVIDRNQLILDIFAQRANSREGKVQVELAQLKYLLPKLSERSTDLSRLTGGIGGRGPGETRLEIDRRRVREKIGRMETELRSLSLGREQRRNKRRGTPIPIISIVGYTNVGKSTLLNVLTKSEVRSEDLLFATLDTTSRRLRFPREKEAIITDTVGFIRELPKDLFNAFAATLDELQDSDLLLHIADISNPRLEQQINAVNDILAQLHLEDKPKLLVLNKIDKVDPETAKNLASRLNAIPISALQPASLINLIKILEEKVFKI; encoded by the coding sequence TTGTTATTTGGCTACACTTCCGGTTTAAAACCGAATCAACTTCGAAAACTTTCTCAGCTGTATCGAAGAAAAAGCCTTCCGGCACAAATCGTTTCACCGGAGCTCGCCCGCTCAATTACAGAGCTTTCTCATGAAATTGGACGTCAGATTGGTCTTTTAATCCAGCGTCAGGGAATTATAGAGGCGATTATCGTCGGTGACGAAAAGGAAATTGTCATTCCAGACTTAAGCGCTTATCGACTGGGAGGAAAACGGCTTCGGGGTCTTCGATGCGTCCATACGCATTTGAAACATGAGTCCTTGACGCAGGACGACCTCACCGACCTGGCGCTTCTCCGGCTCGATCTCATGGTTTCGATCGAAGTTCTGGAAAATGGGTTGCCGGGATCAGCCAGTATTGGGCATCTCGTCCCGCCCGACGGAGAAGGAAAAGTCTATGAAATCCTTCCCCCTGTTTCATTTCATCAGATCGATTTTCTATGCGATGATTTTGTGGCGGAGCTTGAGAAAAAATTAAGCCAGTCGGGAGCGGCATTTGATGTTCACGATAAGAGGGAGCGGGCCCTTTTAGTCAGCGTTTCGACAGGGTCGAGGTTTGAACAGGAGGATTCTCTGGAAGAGCTCAAAGAATTGGCCCGATCCGACAATGTGGTCGTTCTTGATGCCGTTATCCAGAGACCCAAGAAAATTCATCCGAAATATTTGATGGGATCCGGAAAAATAAAAGAGGTAGTGATCAGGGCTCTTCAGGCCGGAGCGACGCTCCTCATCATCGATCAAAATTTATCACCGGGGCAGGCTAAATCGATCGGTGAAATTTCGGAGATGAAGGTGATCGATCGAAATCAGCTGATTCTGGATATTTTTGCCCAGCGAGCGAACAGCCGGGAAGGGAAAGTTCAGGTTGAACTGGCGCAACTTAAATACCTTCTTCCCAAACTTTCCGAACGGAGCACCGATCTTTCCCGCTTAACGGGGGGAATAGGAGGAAGAGGACCGGGAGAGACACGCCTGGAAATCGACCGGAGAAGGGTTCGGGAAAAAATAGGGAGAATGGAAACGGAGCTTCGCTCTCTTTCGTTAGGCCGTGAGCAGAGGAGGAATAAAAGAAGAGGAACCCCGATTCCGATTATTTCGATTGTCGGGTATACCAATGTCGGGAAATCGACCCTGCTCAATGTCTTGACCAAAAGTGAAGTGAGGTCAGAAGATCTTCTGTTTGCCACCCTTGATACTACAAGCCGAAGGCTCCGTTTTCCGCGGGAGAAGGAGGCGATCATTACCGACACGGTAGGGTTTATTCGAGAACTGCCAAAGGATCTGTTTAATGCGTTTGCCGCTACGCTGGATGAATTGCAGGATTCTGACCTGTTGCTTCATATTGCGGATATTTCAAATCCCCGTTTAGAACAGCAAATCAATGCCGTAAACGACATTCTTGCTCAGCTTCATCTTGAGGATAAGCCGAAACTTCTGGTGTTAAATAAAATAGACAAGGTGGACCCTGAAACAGCCAAAAATTTGGCCTCCCGGTTGAACGCGATTCCTATTTCTGCCCTCCAACCTGCCAGTTTAATTAACCTTATCAAAATCTTAGAAGAAAAAGTCTTTAAAATATAA
- a CDS encoding DUF3106 domain-containing protein: MRKILTVMLTLLLFNFSPAVKLSLAGVSGWRVAQIERLSPEERERVKKNYEEFKKLSPEEKMRLKEKYLQFKQASPEERERLRENYRRFENMKPEEHRDMERNLGIGDKK, encoded by the coding sequence ATGAGAAAGATTCTGACTGTTATGCTGACTCTCCTGTTGTTTAATTTCTCGCCTGCGGTGAAACTCAGTTTAGCCGGGGTTTCGGGGTGGCGTGTCGCTCAGATTGAACGTCTTTCGCCAGAAGAAAGAGAACGGGTGAAGAAAAACTATGAAGAATTTAAAAAACTTTCTCCCGAGGAGAAAATGCGGTTAAAGGAAAAATATTTGCAGTTTAAACAGGCCTCTCCTGAAGAAAGGGAACGGCTAAGAGAAAACTACAGGCGTTTTGAAAACATGAAACCTGAAGAGCATCGGGATATGGAAAGAAATTTGGGCATAGGCGATAAAAAATGA
- a CDS encoding RNA polymerase sigma factor, with product MWTGKASLRTTKKREIDPDALLMLQYKEGNEKSFEILFNKYFKYVLNLSRRFFDQEAQAEEMAQEVFTQIYLSRESYETTAKFKTWLYRITFNKCLNEKRKGVYQFPSDSIDSALEDDEGNRFNRELKDHSQMTPLESLEKTELEKIFKKALDCLTEQQRLCFVLSRYGDLSYAEIAETTQTTENAVKSLIHRANVSLKDYLQEYFNE from the coding sequence ATGTGGACCGGAAAGGCTTCCTTAAGAACGACCAAAAAAAGGGAAATAGACCCGGATGCCCTCTTGATGCTTCAGTATAAAGAGGGGAATGAAAAGTCGTTTGAAATTTTATTTAATAAATATTTTAAATATGTTTTAAACCTTTCCCGCCGGTTTTTCGACCAGGAAGCCCAGGCGGAAGAAATGGCGCAGGAAGTTTTCACCCAGATTTACCTCTCGAGGGAAAGTTATGAAACCACGGCGAAATTTAAAACCTGGTTATATCGAATTACTTTCAATAAGTGTTTAAATGAAAAGAGAAAAGGGGTTTATCAATTTCCTTCTGATTCGATCGATTCGGCGTTAGAGGATGACGAAGGAAACAGGTTCAACCGCGAATTAAAGGATCATTCCCAAATGACCCCTCTTGAAAGTTTGGAAAAAACTGAATTGGAAAAAATTTTTAAAAAAGCCCTTGATTGTTTAACCGAACAACAACGACTCTGTTTTGTTTTAAGCCGATATGGGGATCTCTCGTATGCTGAAATTGCCGAAACAACGCAAACAACTGAAAATGCAGTTAAATCACTTATCCATAGGGCGAATGTTTCCTTAAAGGATTACTTACAAGAGTATTTTAATGAATAA